The genomic stretch GAAGCAGCAGGCTGCGGCGTGAGCGCCCCCGTCCCCCAGCTTCCGGGCCTGCTGCAGTGGGTGCGTCAGGCCACGGAGGAAGCGCCCACCTCGGCGCTCTACGCCATCCTGGATGGGGCGCGGGCCCCCAACATCCACCGGCTGGTGCTCACCTGTGGCCTGACGCAGAGCTGCCTCTACGCGGGGAAGCTGCCGCCGGAGCTGGTGGAGGTGGCGCCCTACCTGGTGCAGCTGAGGCCCGGAGCGCCCGCCACGGAGCAGCTGCTCGCCGCGGGCTGGGGCAAGAGCTGGGGCATCTTCGTGCAGAGCCCGGCCCACCCGGACGCGCTGCGGCGGCACCTGCGGCGCTTCCTCAAGGTCAAGGACGCCAACGGCAAGCCACTGGTGTTCCGGTACTACGACCCGCGCGTGCTGCGCGTCTACCTGCCCACGTGCACGGACGACG from Myxococcus xanthus encodes the following:
- a CDS encoding DUF4123 domain-containing protein, producing MSAPVPQLPGLLQWVRQATEEAPTSALYAILDGARAPNIHRLVLTCGLTQSCLYAGKLPPELVEVAPYLVQLRPGAPATEQLLAAGWGKSWGIFVQSPAHPDALRRHLRRFLKVKDANGKPLVFRYYDPRVLRVYLPTCTDDELDFLFGPIERFFAESEDGGNMLAYARRPEDAPLDAPPLSILPTPLM